ATGTTGGTGTTCAGGTTCTTGTTCATAATCATCAGTTACTTGTTATCCTGTAAATTCAAATGAGTCCAAACACATGAATGTGTCTCAACATTTACTATGACGTCATCATTTAGACTGAGCCCGGATCATCAACTGCATGAAGTAGAAATACGTGACTAAAGTACCTCAGAACTGTAGTTCTTTATAGTactggagtaaatgtactttccTCCACTGTTACTGGTGTTTGTACAACAGTGATGCCAGTCGTGTCTGCTGGTTAAACTTCCAGTCTGATGCTCCATGACGCCATCTAGAGGACTGACAGTAGAAGTGCAGCATTCATGTGACACTGATAtgaagcagccaatcagaagaggagcagctgaTGTTCTGACAGGAGACATGATGGAAAGGCTGATTTCAGTTGATGTGCAgatgaatgatttgtgtttcctctccagatgaaagtgtgtgtgagatgagcagcatgaatcagtgtgaggacagagaggagggaggccctccctctaaaaccactggaccaggaccaggacctggacctggacctagacctggaccaggaccaggacctgagcccagctgtgtgtcatTCAAGAGTGACCAGTCAGAACATCGTCCCattgattttaaaggacaaccAGCTCCTGCTGTAAAGAGGTGAGctgttaataacattaatatgtgactgattcatgttttaactgtgatgaaagatgttttctgaaacctgatgtttattttcagcttcgTTCTTCTTCACTTAAATTTATCTTCTCACTTTAGAAAGCTGCCCAATAGAACCAGTCTTCaactcttcatttcactttattgaatTAGTTTGGTCCAATATTCTCTGAAGGTTTATTCCTGatgttttactattttattattatttttattatttttttgtttaccactATTTTATGGACAGaagcttctgtgtctgaagactAGAAAGTGAATTAACATCTCTGGtggtcttcttctctgtccaacAGGAGACCAGCCTCTACTGGaccaggacctggacctggacctggacctgagcccagctgtgtgtccttcaagagTGACCAGTCAAATGATCgtctcattcattttaaagaacaACCAGCTCCTGCTGTAAAGAGGTGAGctgttaataacattaatatgtgactgattcatgttttaactgtggagaaagatgtttttcaaCTCAAGAGGAAAATTTtgaattattgttgttttcagcttGCAGGGCTGTGAACATGTAAACACGCAGGTCGTGTCTGTAGATGCATCTACATCCAACATGTACATGTGCAATATGGCCGTGGTTGGGTTGGTGCGTTTGGGGGCGCGTCAGGGGTAGCGGAGGGTTGAAAATAAATGGACCATGGTTTGTTCGAAGCATAATGCCACAAAACTAAACTGCTGACGAGACTTTTGGGGAACGAACTTTGCTTGCAGCCGCATTGTTGTGATTGTCTCTCCGCTACAGAAGCGGTGGTGTAGCAAGTTAAAGCTcgggtctacaatcctggagagctagcaagatttgaagtcagtgctccgtccaaagccacgcccccacaaacttaAAGCGcatcagcagggagaaggagtgAGCTGAATATTTCTGGCATCGGTGAAACGTGACGTGTGGAgaagggagggacagagggggcgcaggcagaacaagacatgaaggcatctgagTTTTTTCTGTTCGGGCTGAATAGCTcagattggtcagctttttctcagtcctgcagctgccacagaggtctgattgttttcgttcctttttctgaatacataatgtattgactactctcaggatcAATGGCGGAGGGGTGGGGTGGCCGCGGTCACCTCACCCTGAATCCTGGCCACCTTATTGGCCACCAACTGcatcacagctgtcactgcTTTCTGGCGTGCAGATGCTTTCCTGCACTGCGACGGCACTAACGGACACTTTAGATGCACACACATCCTGTCTTAACCCCCTCTGATAGAGCGGTGCATCAGAAATCGGCTACCTGCCTCCACAGCTCCGATGGGGTTTCTGTGGCGTGTCATCCTCTGACCCTCGAGCGAGGTCGTGGGTGAGGCGCTTCCAGCTACTGGAGGCGGGGACTGAATAATTATTAGTTTTATATATTAGATTAATATCAACCCTGGAACTGTATCATActgcacatcctgacagctgagaatattactcTCAGACATTGCCCCCCCCTCGGAGGGGACTCCTttacacatacagacacttcTCCCTTCAAACAGGGCAGAGCTctgtgagaaacagcaggagagacacagacacaacacctgagggCGAAGCAGGTCCGCCGCAGACGTGCAcgaaaaaacaagtgtgtcgCACCAAATGTGTGCCGGTACGGAGTCGTGTTGGTTTGGGCGCCTACATTTCAAATAATGGCTTTGTGTGCACTGAAGACGctttatctgaaacacacacaaacgcttTAACCAAGACGGTGGCCAAAATCACTGCATGCACCACGTCATACAGTCTCAATATgcgcaaaataaataaagaaagaaaagccaagactttcaagtcatctgtgtcaagtctcagtcaagtctcaagttatgaatgccaagtcaaagtcaagtcgagtctttcatcagtgttagtcaagtaagtctcaagtcctcaaatCTGCGACTCGAGTCCGACTcgagtcaagtcatgtgactggagtcccccacctctgtcatatagtgtttgtttgtgaaacctgcagtaaaacagtttgtagTTGTTATTCTCACTTTGATTCAGCTGATCTGAGCTCAGTCTCAGTTTTGACAGTATGTGTTAGCAGCCgactcctcctgtcttttcttaAAGTGCCCTCAACTGTTAAATCAGCTTCTGCAGTTGATCTGAAGTTCACagactttccattcaaacacccaaacactgcagcaagtttgtctctgagtggacagacacaatgtgactgattcttcatgattcctccacagagtcgaccaggagagctcagaggttcCCAGAGGTCCgtctgtccagcagcatcagacacacctggactcCATATTTATGGTCTGTACATGAACAACAACTACTTTTACATCCAGTCTGTTCACAATAATCTCCATGCTGCACTTTACAGACCAGTGGTGAATCTGTCCAACATggatctgatgttaaatgttgtcattcacataatattctgtttcagctgctggaggagaacattgTCACTTTTGTGAAGAACGAGCTGAAGAAGGTCCAGAAGGTTCTGAGTTCAGATTACCCAGAATgctcagagagtcagagggaggatgaggaggtgttggacggtgaggatgaagagcagaggaggagcagcagagaggcatttctgaagatcacacttcacttcctgaggagaatgaagcaggaggagctggctgactgtctgcagagcagtaaGAGGATTTCTCTAAAGATTTAACATGATGGATCAATGAGACAATTACTgaagtctgatgatgatgaatctgCTTATATATTCAATCTTTAGAGGACGGAAATTGTGTTAGTGCCTTTATAAATAACTTTATGatttttttggttgtgtgtttatttagaaaGTCATTCTGCAGTTTGTCAGCGTAAACTCAAATCTAACCTTCAGAAgaagttccagtgtgtgtttgaggggatcgctaaagcaggaaacccaacccttctgaatcagatctacacagagctctacatcacagagggagggactgcagaggtcaatgatgaacatgaggtcagacagattgaaacagcatccaggaaaccacacagaccagaaacaacagtcagacaagaagacatctttaaagcctcacctggAAGAGACGAACCAATCAGAAGAGTGATGACAAAGGGAGTGGCTGGCATcgggaaaacagtcttaacacagaagttcactctggactgggctgaagacaaagccaaccaggacatacagttcacatttccattcactttcagagagctgaatgtgctgagagagaaaaagttcagcttggtggaacttgttcatcacttcttcactgaaaccaaagaaatctgcagctttgaagagttccaggttgttttcatctttgacggactggatgagtgtcgacttcctctggacttccacaacactgagatcctgactgatgttagagagtccacctcagtggatgtgctgctgacaaacctcatcagggggaaactgcttccctctgctcgcctctggataaccacacgacctgcagcagccaatcagatccctcctgggtgtgttgatatggtgacagaggtcagagggttcactgacccacagaaggaggagtacttcaggaagagattcagagacaagaagcaggccagcagaatcatctcccacatcaagacatcacgaagcctccacatcatgtgccacatcccagtcttctgctggatcactgctacagttctggaggatgtgttgaagaccagagagggaggagagctgcccaagaccctgactgagatgtacatccacttcctggtggttcagGCCAAAGTGAAGAAGGTCAagtatgatggaggagctgagacagatccacactggactccagagagcaggaagatgattgagtctctgggaaaactggcttttgatcagctgcagaaaggaaacctgatcttctatgaatcagacctgacagagtgtggcatcgatatcagagcagcctcagtgtactcaggagtgttcacacagatctttaaagaggagagaggactgtaccaggacaaggtgttctgcttcgtccatctgagtgttcaggagtttctggctgctcttcatgtccatctgacaTTCATCAACTCTGGAGTCAATctgctgacaacaaacaaacaaaagaaagaccGTCAATCTGCAGAGAAACGTCTCTACCAGAGTGCTGTGGACGAGGCCTTacagagtccaaatggacatctggacttgttcctccgcttcctcctggGTCTTTCACTGCAGACCAATCAGACTCTCCTTAAaggtctgcagacacagacaggaagtatcTCACAGACAAATCAGGAAACAGTCGAGTACATGAAAAAGAAGATCAGTGAGAATCtgtctccagagagaagcatca
This genomic interval from Acanthopagrus latus isolate v.2019 chromosome 24, fAcaLat1.1, whole genome shotgun sequence contains the following:
- the LOC119015205 gene encoding NLR family CARD domain-containing protein 3-like; this encodes MICVSSPDESVCEMSSMNQCEDREEGGPPSKTTGPGPGPGPGPRPGPGPGPEPSCVSFKSDQSEHRPIDFKGQPAPAVKRRPASTGPGPGPGPGPEPSCVSFKSDQSNDRLIHFKEQPAPAVKRVDQESSEVPRGPSVQQHQTHLDSIFMLLEENIVTFVKNELKKVQKVLSSDYPECSESQREDEEVLDGEDEEQRRSSREAFLKITLHFLRRMKQEELADCLQSKSHSAVCQRKLKSNLQKKFQCVFEGIAKAGNPTLLNQIYTELYITEGGTAEVNDEHEVRQIETASRKPHRPETTVRQEDIFKASPGRDEPIRRVMTKGVAGIGKTVLTQKFTLDWAEDKANQDIQFTFPFTFRELNVLREKKFSLVELVHHFFTETKEICSFEEFQVVFIFDGLDECRLPLDFHNTEILTDVRESTSVDVLLTNLIRGKLLPSARLWITTRPAAANQIPPGCVDMVTEVRGFTDPQKEEYFRKRFRDKKQASRIISHIKTSRSLHIMCHIPVFCWITATVLEDVLKTREGGELPKTLTEMYIHFLVVQAKVKKVKYDGGAETDPHWTPESRKMIESLGKLAFDQLQKGNLIFYESDLTECGIDIRAASVYSGVFTQIFKEERGLYQDKVFCFVHLSVQEFLAALHVHLTFINSGVNLLTTNKQKKDRQSAEKRLYQSAVDEALQSPNGHLDLFLRFLLGLSLQTNQTLLKGLQTQTGSISQTNQETVEYMKKKISENLSPERSINLFHCLNELNDRSLVEGIQQYLSSGRLSTDELSPAQWSALVFILLSSEKDLDVFDLKKYSASEEALLRLLPVVKASNKALLSGCKLSERSCEALSSVLSSQSSSLRELDLSNNNLQDSGVKLLSAELKSPHCVLETLRLSDCLITEEGCTSLASALDSNPSHLRELDLSNNNLQDSGVKRLCTELKSPHCVLETLRLSGCLITEEGCTSLASALDSNPSHLRELDLSNNNLQDSGVKRLSSELKSPHCVLETLRLSGCLITEEGCTSLASALDSNPSHLRELDLSFNHPGDSGVKLLSARLEDPGWRLDTLRVEPAGVQWLTPGLRRYSCELTVDTNTVSRYIKLSDNNRKMTYVEEDQSYPDHPERFDPYIQLLCRTGLTGRCYWEVEWRGDVYISVSYRRIRRRGDRDHCVFGLNDQSWSLWCFAVGCYSVWHNKRKTVSFSSSSSSSSSSFSSSSSSGRVAVYVDCPAGTLSFYRVSSDSLIHLHTFNTTFTQPLYPGFGLLWTSPGSSVRLCGV